GCCGAAGGGTGTGATCCATTCGCATGGCAATGCGCTGGGCGCGGTGCGGTCGGGGCTGGCGGCGCGCTGTATCGACGCCGACACCAGGTTGTATCTACCGATGCCGTTCTTCTGGGTGGGCGGATTCGGCAGCGGTGTGCTGTCGGCGCTGCTGGCCGGAGCCACATTGGTGACCGAGCAGATACCTCGACCGGAGACGACGCTGCGGCTGCTCGAGCGTGAGCGCGTCACCCTGTTCCGCGGGTGGCCCGACCAGGCGGAGGCGCTCGCACGCCAAACCGATTCCGTGGCAGCCGATCTGTCGTCGTTGCGACCGGGCAGCCTCGAGGCGCTGTTGCCCGCCGAGCAGCGATCCGAGCCCGGCGCACGGGCACGGCTGTTCGGGATGACCGAGTCGTTCGGCCCGTACTGCGGCTATCCAGCCGACACCGACATGCCGCGGTCGGCGTGGGGCAGCTGCGGAAAACCGTTCGACGGCATGGAGGTTCGCATCGTCGACACCGATACCGGCACCCCCGTCGCACCCGGCACGATCGGTGAGATCCAGATCCGCGGACCCCACGTCATGCGGGGGATCTGTCGCCGCAGCCGCGAAGACGTGTTCACCACCGACGGCTTCTACCCCACCGGCGACCTCGGCCACCTTGATGATGACGGCTTCATGTTCTATCACGGTCGCTCCGACGACATGTTCAAGGTCAGCGGCGCGACGGTGTATCCGAGTGAGGTCGAAACGGCGCTACGCACGATCGACGGCGTCGACGGCGCCTTCGTGACCGAGGTGTCCGGAGCCGTCGGCGCTGCCGTGATCTCCGCGTTGGCGGTCGACGAGCTGCGCGCCGCGGCGCGTCAGCGGCTCAGCGCGTTCAAGGTCCCGACGGTGTGGCTCACCGTCGACTCCGACGACGCGATTCCGCGTAAAGCGACAGGCAAGGTCGACGTCCGCGCACTGCGCGACCTCTTGCGCGAGCAGACGTGAAACCCCCCTTTTCTGGGTCGAAAATGGGGGGTTTCGCGTCTGCTCGCGAGAGTTAGGTGACCCCTCCCGATACTTAGGTGACCACTCCCCGCGCCGTGAGGTGCTCGATCAGCGGCTGCGCTCCCTCGGCGAGGTGCTCCGACATCGCTGTGCGAGCGAGGTCTTCGTCGCGCTTCTCCAGCGCGTCAAGCACTCGACGATGGTGCTTGTTCGACCTCTCCGGCCAGCCCGCGATGATCGGGAACACCGACTCCGGTGCGTAGCGGGTGATCTGCGACATCAGCTGAGCGAGCTTCGGAGAGTCCGACGCGACGTTGATCGCGCGGTGAAACTCGTGGTTCAGCTTCACCGCCAGTTCGTCGTCGTCGGCGGCATAGGCATCTTCGAGATGCGACTGAATCCGTTGCAGCTCATGCAGCTGCTCGTCGGTGATGTTCGCCGCAGCACGGGCGGCGAGTTCACCTCCGATGTAGGCCTGCACGTCGGATACATCGGTCAGATCGCGACCCGTCACGGGCAGCACCACGAAGCCGCGGTGGGGCTGCTGCGCCAGCAGCCCCTCCGCTTTCAGTTCGAACAGCGCCTCGCGCACGGGTGTCACACTGATACCGAGATCTGCCGCCAATTGGTCCAACCGCACGTATGTGCCTGCGGCATAAGTGCCGTCGAAGATGCGCTTGCGCACGATGCGCGCGACATCTTCGGCCAGTTGCGTCCTGGCCAGCGCCTGCGGAATCTCGGGAACGGACACGGTCAGATCCGATAGTCGTCGGCGAGCAGTCGCTTGCTGATGATCTGCTTCTGGATCTCGCTCGTCCCCTCACCGATCAACAGGAAGGGGGCGTCGCGCATCAGCCGCTCGATCTCGTACTCCTTCGAGTAGCCGTAACCACCGTGGATTCTGAAGCTCTGCTGGGTGACCTCGGCGCAGAACTCGCTCGCAAGGTACTTCGCCATCCCCGCCGCGACATCGTTGCGCTCGCCGGAGTCCTTCAGCCGGGCGGCGTTGACCATCATCAGATGTGCCGCTTCGACTTTGGTCGCCATCTCAGCCAGCTGGAACGCGATCGCCTGGTGCTCCGCGATCGGCTTGCCGAACGTCTGCCGCTGCTGCGCGTACTTCACGGCCAGCTCGAACGCACGGATCCCGACGCCGCAGGCCCTGGCGGACACGTTGACGCGTCCCACCTCGATGCCGTCCATCATCTGGAAGAAACCCTGGCCGGGCGCTTCACCGAGGATGTCGCCCGCCTGAGCGACGTACCCGTCGAAGATCAGCTCCGTCGTGTCGATACCCTTGTATCCGAGCTTGTCGATCTTCCCGGGAATGGTCAGTCCGGGTACGACTTCGCCGAAGCCCGTTGGCTTTTCGATCAGAAACGCGGTCAGGTTGCGGTGCGCCTTCTCGGCGCCCTCGTCGGTACGCACCAACGCGGCGACCAGCGTCGAGCTACCACCGTTCGTCAGCCACATCTTCTGGCCGTCGATCGTGTAGGTGCCGTCGTCGTTGCGCTTGGCCTTGGTGCGGATCGCGGCGACGTCGGATCCGAGCTCGGGCTCGGACATCGAGAACGCGCCGCGCGTCTCACCGGTCGCCATCCGCGGCAGATAGTGCTGCTTCTGCGCATCGGTCCCGTGCTGGCGGATCATGTACGCGACGATGAAATGGGTGTTGATCACCCCGGAGATGCTCATCCAGCCGCGGGCGAGTTCCTCGACACACAGCGCATAGGTGAGCAGCGATTCCCCGAGCCCGCCGTA
The nucleotide sequence above comes from Mycolicibacterium moriokaense. Encoded proteins:
- a CDS encoding class I adenylate-forming enzyme family protein, with translation MPDTINELVRQHAAHNADKPMVIDPDIRMTYAELDVATRDLAAAFVAAGVTKSTRVGLIMPNSVEWVRIAIALTRIGAVLVPLSTLLQAPELVAQLRVASVQYLIAVQEFRGHRYLDDVAAERSNLPALRDVWDAAALPRSTGGDVVDAMMGTVTPSDTLAIMFTSGSSGPPKGVIHSHGNALGAVRSGLAARCIDADTRLYLPMPFFWVGGFGSGVLSALLAGATLVTEQIPRPETTLRLLERERVTLFRGWPDQAEALARQTDSVAADLSSLRPGSLEALLPAEQRSEPGARARLFGMTESFGPYCGYPADTDMPRSAWGSCGKPFDGMEVRIVDTDTGTPVAPGTIGEIQIRGPHVMRGICRRSREDVFTTDGFYPTGDLGHLDDDGFMFYHGRSDDMFKVSGATVYPSEVETALRTIDGVDGAFVTEVSGAVGAAVISALAVDELRAAARQRLSAFKVPTVWLTVDSDDAIPRKATGKVDVRALRDLLREQT
- a CDS encoding acyl-CoA dehydrogenase family protein, producing MTRLAQTLGLTELQTEIVANVRQFVDKEIIPAAQELEHADTYPQAIVDQMKEMGLFGLMIPEEYGGLGESLLTYALCVEELARGWMSISGVINTHFIVAYMIRQHGTDAQKQHYLPRMATGETRGAFSMSEPELGSDVAAIRTKAKRNDDGTYTIDGQKMWLTNGGSSTLVAALVRTDEGAEKAHRNLTAFLIEKPTGFGEVVPGLTIPGKIDKLGYKGIDTTELIFDGYVAQAGDILGEAPGQGFFQMMDGIEVGRVNVSARACGVGIRAFELAVKYAQQRQTFGKPIAEHQAIAFQLAEMATKVEAAHLMMVNAARLKDSGERNDVAAGMAKYLASEFCAEVTQQSFRIHGGYGYSKEYEIERLMRDAPFLLIGEGTSEIQKQIISKRLLADDYRI
- a CDS encoding GntR family transcriptional regulator, with protein sequence MSVPEIPQALARTQLAEDVARIVRKRIFDGTYAAGTYVRLDQLAADLGISVTPVREALFELKAEGLLAQQPHRGFVVLPVTGRDLTDVSDVQAYIGGELAARAAANITDEQLHELQRIQSHLEDAYAADDDELAVKLNHEFHRAINVASDSPKLAQLMSQITRYAPESVFPIIAGWPERSNKHHRRVLDALEKRDEDLARTAMSEHLAEGAQPLIEHLTARGVVT